A DNA window from Diachasmimorpha longicaudata isolate KC_UGA_2023 unplaced genomic scaffold, iyDiaLong2 ctg00000192.1, whole genome shotgun sequence contains the following coding sequences:
- the LOC135172186 gene encoding uncharacterized protein LOC135172186: MTSSQVNSSPKSSYQSGYQPGTFKPKKSKYCGNNANKNGIKIISDRVVQYNSDEKRSIEKIVKKVKLQRHEISKTGPVINIDFDLQKVEKKKKNSTRRLGHKSPGSTQSGSKILKVNNKKTSEIMQVSTEEKKLWINMLEKDLDLFNQVNYIDKKKDLKKIQAREKRLKLAEKKKAAFIAREKRRELAKEKQRQFRARESENNRSKDLTSKDIIPEPMMELDSSIEIIPSTPSVINLILEREGEDAQHGSLNFATSTPKKPRKTIEEIEAVLVAVGANLEQRNREDDYEVRCTPTQRQKELDQIAMQLDQSGNDDDEGLAIQSLDFTPLSPSNRSG; this comes from the exons atgacatcaagtcaagtgaactcatccccaaaatccagttatcaatcaggttatcagcctggaacttttaaacctaaaaaatctaaatattgtGGAAACAAcgcgaataaaaatggaattaagataattagtgatcgtgtagtgcaatataacagtgatgagaaaagatcaattgaaaaaatagtgaaaaaagtgaaactccaaagacatgagatttccaagacaggtcctgtcataaatattgactttgaccTTCAAAAGgttgaaaagaagaagaaaaactcaaccagacgattgggccataaatcacccggtagcactcaaagtggctctaaaatcctgaaagtcaataataaaaaaacaagtgaaatcatgcaagtgagtacagaagaaaaaaagttatggattaatatgttagaaaaagatcttgatttattcaatcaagtgaactacattgataagaaaaaggatctgaaaaaaatacaagctcgcgaaaaacgtttaaaactcgcggaaaaaaagaaggccgcctttatcgctcgcgaaaaacgtcgcgaactagctaaggaaaaacaaagacaatttagagctcgcgaatcagaaaacaatcgatccaaggacctcacatcgaaggatatcatccctgagcccatgatggaattggattcatcgatcgagatcattcccagcactccatcagtcatcaatttaatcctggaacgcgagggtgaagatgctcagcatggatcattgaatttcgcgaCCTCAACCCCGaaaa aaccgcgaaaaactatcgaggaaatcgaggccgttctagtcgcggtgggcgcgaatctagaacaaaggaatcgcgaggacGATTACGAAGTGCGATGCACTCCAACGCAGCGTcaaaaagagcttgatcaaattgcgatgcaattggatcaaagcgggaatgatgatgatgaaggattggccatccagagtcttgatttcaccccgttatcacccagtaaccgttcgggttaa